One genomic window of Streptomyces sp. NBC_01498 includes the following:
- a CDS encoding RNA polymerase sigma factor SigF, with amino-acid sequence MRNGDGPVRDEERIPRDPRDGHEVPEDPAGAQSGIPEQQARPHPVDGPDGQTAAEQAQAERAATMSEHRQHDPQDRSGARAMFIELRELPEDSPERALLRNQLVRMHLPLVEHLARRFRNRGEPLDDLTQVATIGLIKSVDRFDPDRGVEFSTYATPTVVGEIKRHFRDKGWAVRVPRRLQELRLSLTTATAELSQQHGRSPTVHELAERLGISEEEVLEGLESANAYSTLSLDVPDTDDESPAVADTLGSEDEALESVEYRESLKPLLEDLPPREKRILLLRFFGNMTQSQIAQEVGISQMHVSRLLARTLAQLREKLLVDE; translated from the coding sequence GTGAGGAACGGGGACGGTCCGGTGCGTGACGAGGAGCGGATCCCCCGGGATCCGCGCGACGGGCACGAGGTCCCGGAGGACCCGGCCGGCGCGCAGTCGGGCATTCCGGAGCAGCAGGCCCGGCCCCATCCGGTGGACGGGCCCGACGGCCAGACGGCGGCGGAGCAGGCGCAGGCAGAGCGGGCGGCCACGATGAGCGAGCACAGGCAACACGACCCCCAGGACCGCAGCGGGGCGCGGGCGATGTTCATCGAGCTGCGCGAGCTGCCCGAGGACTCTCCCGAACGCGCGCTGCTGCGCAATCAGCTGGTGCGGATGCATCTGCCGCTCGTGGAGCATCTGGCCCGCCGGTTCCGCAATCGCGGCGAGCCGCTGGACGATCTGACGCAGGTCGCGACGATCGGCCTGATCAAGTCGGTGGACCGGTTCGATCCGGACCGGGGTGTCGAGTTCTCGACGTACGCGACACCCACCGTCGTGGGTGAGATCAAGCGGCACTTCCGTGACAAGGGCTGGGCGGTGCGGGTGCCGCGCCGGCTCCAGGAGCTGCGGCTGTCGCTGACGACGGCGACGGCCGAACTCTCCCAGCAGCACGGCCGTTCGCCGACCGTGCACGAGCTGGCGGAGCGGCTGGGGATCTCCGAGGAGGAGGTCCTCGAAGGGCTGGAGTCGGCCAACGCGTACAGCACGCTGTCGCTGGACGTGCCGGACACCGACGACGAGTCACCGGCGGTGGCGGACACGCTGGGCTCGGAGGACGAGGCGCTGGAGAGCGTCGAGTACCGCGAGTCGCTGAAGCCTCTTCTGGAGGATCTGCCGCCGCGCGAGAAGCGGATCCTGCTGCTGCGGTTCTTCGGGAACATGACGCAGTCGCAGATCGCGCAGGAGGTGGGCATCTCGCAGATGCACGTCTCGCGTCTGCTGGCCCGGACGCTGGCGCAGTTGCGCGAGAAGCTGCTCGTGGACGAGTGA
- a CDS encoding 1-aminocyclopropane-1-carboxylate deaminase/D-cysteine desulfhydrase, with product MNPDVLGPGLAALRPRLPSPLTAVEDERFTRHGVRLLLKRDDLIHSALPGNKWRKLVPNLRAAADGGRRILLTFGGAYSNHLRATAAAGRLLGFTTVGVVRGDELAGRPLNPSLARCAADGMRLRFTDRATYRRKAEPAVLRSLLTGAAEELSVPPERLYVIPEGGSNSPAARGCTALGEELRGAADVVGVACGTGGTLAGLAAGLAPGQRAIGFPVLRGGFLAGEVRALQLAAFGGPRGAWSLDERFHGGGYARTTPGLDSFAADFEDRHGLPVERLYVAKLLHGLTVLAGEGAFPAGSTVAAVITGRPEPAEGP from the coding sequence GTGAACCCCGACGTGCTCGGCCCCGGCCTCGCCGCCCTGCGGCCACGGCTGCCGTCACCCCTGACGGCCGTCGAGGACGAGCGCTTCACCCGGCACGGCGTACGACTGCTGCTGAAACGGGACGACCTGATCCACTCCGCGCTGCCGGGTAACAAATGGCGCAAGCTCGTGCCGAATCTGCGCGCGGCGGCCGACGGCGGCCGACGGATCCTGCTGACCTTCGGCGGCGCCTACTCCAACCACCTGCGGGCCACCGCCGCCGCGGGCCGGCTGCTGGGCTTCACGACGGTCGGCGTCGTACGGGGCGACGAACTGGCCGGCCGCCCGCTCAACCCCTCCCTCGCCCGCTGCGCCGCCGACGGCATGCGGCTGCGCTTCACCGACCGCGCGACCTACCGCCGCAAGGCGGAGCCCGCCGTCCTGAGGTCGCTGCTGACCGGCGCGGCCGAGGAACTGTCCGTGCCTCCCGAACGGCTGTACGTCATCCCCGAGGGCGGCAGCAACTCCCCTGCCGCGCGGGGCTGTACGGCGCTGGGAGAGGAACTGCGCGGCGCCGCGGACGTGGTGGGTGTCGCCTGCGGCACCGGCGGCACCCTCGCGGGCCTGGCGGCGGGGCTGGCCCCCGGACAGCGGGCGATCGGCTTCCCCGTGCTGCGGGGTGGCTTCCTGGCCGGGGAGGTCCGGGCGCTCCAGCTGGCGGCCTTCGGCGGCCCGCGCGGCGCGTGGAGCCTCGACGAACGCTTCCACGGCGGCGGCTACGCCCGTACGACACCCGGCCTGGACTCCTTCGCCGCCGACTTCGAGGACCGCCACGGGCTCCCCGTCGAACGTCTCTACGTGGCCAAACTGCTCCACGGCCTGACGGTCCTCGCCGGGGAGGGCGCCTTCCCGGCGGGCAGCACGGTCGCCGCCGTGATCACCGGCCGCCCGGAGCCCGCCGAAGGACCCTGA
- a CDS encoding anti-sigma regulatory factor, whose protein sequence is MSQIAGEPGTQDFVEVRLPAAGAYLSVLRTATAGLAARLDFTLDEIEDLRIAVDEACAILLQQAVPGSVLSCVFRLIDDSLEVTVSAPTTDGRAPERDTFAWTVLSALAGKVDATVAEDRTVSISLYKQRGAGPGPA, encoded by the coding sequence GTGTCCCAGATCGCAGGCGAGCCCGGGACCCAGGACTTCGTCGAAGTCCGGCTGCCCGCTGCGGGTGCCTACCTGTCCGTGCTCCGTACGGCTACGGCCGGGCTGGCAGCACGCTTGGACTTCACCCTCGACGAGATCGAGGACCTGCGCATCGCGGTCGACGAGGCGTGCGCGATCCTGCTGCAACAGGCCGTACCGGGCTCCGTACTCAGCTGTGTGTTCCGGCTCATCGACGACTCGCTCGAAGTGACCGTCTCGGCGCCGACGACCGACGGACGCGCGCCGGAGCGTGACACGTTCGCGTGGACCGTCCTGTCGGCGCTCGCGGGCAAGGTGGACGCGACGGTGGCCGAGGACCGCACGGTCTCCATCAGCCTGTACAAACAGCGCGGCGCGGGACCCGGGCCGGCGTGA
- a CDS encoding N-acetylmuramoyl-L-alanine amidase, which produces MATPMSASSFIRALKNEGLTVVEVGDWRTHNRNHVGPWGPVHGVMMHHTVTKGTANTVRICRDGYAGLPGPLCHGVIAKDGRVHLVGYGRANHAGSGDDDVLRAVIAEKALPPDNEANTDGNRHFYGFECENLGDGTDPWPAVQVEAMEAAAAAVCRVHDWNAPSVIGHLEWQPGKIDPRGVSMTGLRRRVAERLK; this is translated from the coding sequence ATGGCCACACCCATGTCTGCGAGCAGCTTCATCCGCGCGCTGAAGAACGAGGGCCTGACCGTCGTCGAGGTCGGCGACTGGCGCACCCACAACCGCAACCACGTGGGGCCCTGGGGCCCGGTCCACGGCGTGATGATGCACCACACGGTCACCAAGGGCACCGCGAACACCGTGCGCATCTGCCGCGACGGCTACGCGGGGCTGCCCGGACCGCTGTGCCACGGCGTGATCGCCAAGGACGGCCGGGTCCATCTGGTCGGCTACGGGCGGGCCAACCACGCGGGCTCGGGCGACGACGACGTGCTGCGCGCCGTGATCGCCGAGAAGGCCCTGCCGCCCGACAACGAGGCGAACACGGACGGCAACCGGCACTTCTACGGATTCGAGTGCGAGAACCTGGGCGACGGCACGGACCCCTGGCCCGCCGTCCAGGTCGAGGCCATGGAGGCCGCGGCGGCGGCCGTCTGCCGCGTCCACGACTGGAACGCGCCCTCGGTCATCGGCCATCTGGAGTGGCAGCCGGGCAAGATCGATCCCCGTGGTGTCTCCATGACCGGTTTGCGCAGACGCGTCGCCGAGCGCCTCAAGTAG
- a CDS encoding UBP-type zinc finger domain-containing protein: MSECQHVADLPRPEPEPLSDTCRECQASGSHHVQLRLCLVCGYVGCCDSSPHRHGTQHFRETGHPVMRSFEPGESWRWCYVDGSIV; encoded by the coding sequence ATGAGTGAGTGCCAGCACGTCGCCGACCTCCCACGCCCCGAGCCCGAGCCGTTGAGCGACACCTGTCGGGAGTGTCAGGCGTCGGGCAGCCACCACGTACAGCTGCGGCTCTGCCTGGTCTGCGGCTATGTGGGGTGCTGCGACTCGTCACCGCACCGGCACGGCACGCAGCATTTCAGGGAGACGGGCCACCCCGTCATGCGTAGTTTCGAACCCGGCGAGAGCTGGCGCTGGTGCTACGTGGACGGTTCGATCGTCTGA
- a CDS encoding family 2B encapsulin nanocompartment shell protein, whose amino-acid sequence MSVGDEVRTVQPPAQQSLGTAAARNLATTTKTPPQMQEITSRWLLRALPWLQVQGGTYRVNRRLSYAVGDGRVTFVQTGDRVAVIPAELGELPALRGFDDEEVLAELANRCEQRDFRAGETVVISGDAADRVYLLAHGKVEQVGEGPYGDETVLGVLADGAYFGDQALVDGNATWQYTARAATACTVLVLTRLDVLNLAERAGSLRGHLDGLASVPAQRTNKYGEAAIDLSAGHVGEAVVPHTFVDYDAAPREYELSVAQTVLKVHSRVADLYNEPMNQTEQQLRLTVEALRERQEHELVNNREFGLLNNCDYGQRIQPYDGAPTPDDMDELLSRRRGSKLFLAHPQAIAAFGRECNKRGLNPATVDVGGQHVTAWRGVPIFPCNKIPISGARTTSIICMRTGEKEQGVVGLQQSGVPDEIEPGMSVRFMGIDEQAIISYLVTAYYSAAVLVPDALGVLENVEVSNWR is encoded by the coding sequence ATGTCGGTTGGTGACGAGGTCCGTACAGTGCAGCCGCCTGCCCAGCAGAGCCTGGGGACGGCTGCGGCGCGGAACCTGGCGACCACCACGAAGACGCCGCCACAGATGCAGGAGATCACCTCGCGGTGGCTGCTGCGCGCGCTGCCCTGGCTACAGGTGCAGGGTGGTACGTACCGGGTGAACCGTCGGCTCAGTTACGCCGTCGGTGACGGGCGTGTGACGTTCGTGCAGACCGGAGACCGGGTGGCGGTCATCCCCGCGGAGTTGGGCGAGTTGCCGGCGCTGCGCGGCTTCGACGACGAGGAGGTGCTGGCCGAACTGGCGAACCGCTGCGAGCAGCGGGACTTCCGCGCGGGCGAGACCGTGGTCATCTCCGGGGACGCGGCGGACCGGGTATATCTGCTGGCGCACGGCAAGGTGGAGCAGGTGGGGGAGGGGCCCTACGGGGACGAGACCGTGCTCGGAGTCCTCGCCGACGGGGCGTATTTCGGGGATCAGGCACTGGTGGACGGCAACGCCACCTGGCAGTACACGGCGCGGGCGGCGACGGCCTGCACGGTGCTGGTGCTGACCCGGCTGGACGTGCTCAACCTCGCGGAGCGGGCGGGGTCGCTGCGCGGACATCTGGACGGGCTCGCGTCCGTCCCGGCGCAGCGGACGAACAAGTACGGCGAGGCGGCGATCGACCTGTCCGCCGGCCATGTCGGCGAGGCCGTGGTGCCGCACACGTTCGTGGACTACGACGCGGCGCCCCGGGAGTACGAGCTGAGCGTCGCGCAGACCGTGCTGAAGGTCCACAGCAGGGTCGCCGACCTCTACAACGAGCCGATGAACCAGACCGAGCAGCAGTTGCGGCTCACCGTCGAGGCGCTGCGCGAGCGCCAGGAACACGAACTGGTGAACAACCGCGAGTTCGGCCTGTTGAACAACTGCGACTACGGGCAGCGGATCCAGCCGTACGACGGCGCTCCCACCCCCGACGACATGGACGAACTGCTGTCCCGGCGCCGTGGTTCGAAGCTGTTCCTCGCCCATCCCCAGGCCATCGCCGCCTTCGGCCGGGAGTGCAACAAGCGAGGGCTCAATCCGGCCACGGTCGATGTCGGGGGCCAGCACGTGACCGCCTGGCGGGGGGTGCCGATCTTCCCCTGCAACAAGATCCCGATCTCGGGCGCCCGGACGACCTCGATCATCTGCATGCGTACGGGTGAGAAGGAACAGGGCGTCGTCGGGCTCCAGCAGAGCGGTGTCCCGGACGAGATCGAGCCCGGCATGTCGGTCCGGTTCATGGGCATCGACGAGCAGGCGATCATCTCCTATCTCGTCACCGCCTACTACTCGGCCGCGGTGCTGGTGCCGGACGCCCTCGGCGTCCTGGAGAACGTGGAAGTGAGCAACTGGCGCTGA
- a CDS encoding Na+/H+ antiporter — MDPLQLIALVAGSAVIAAAARRTPVPAPLLLVTAGLVAAYVPGVPSYVLDPHIVLPLLLPPLLHMAAVDSSYLDLRANVRPVGLLSVGYVLFATLVVGYLAYTFIPDLPLTAALVLGAVIAPPDAVAATAIARKLGLPSRITTILQGESLVNDATAITAFKVALAAAVGEGASWAGGIGEFALASLGGIGIGIVLMVPLHWLRTHLREALLQNTLSLLIPFVAYAAAEQVGASGVLAVVVVGLYLGHRSWQVDFATRLQEDAVWRMVSFLLESVVFALIGLQLPYVLKGLGSYGAAEVAGYSVGVFVAVVVVRYVWVFPATFLPRLLSRRIREREPDTTWKAPLIVGWAGMRGVVSLAVAFSIPLTMHDGDAFPARNLVLFLTFTTVIATLVVQGLTLPPLIRLLKLPGRDTYAETLAEAQAQSRASEAAERRLDDLLADEHNALAEPLANRLRDVLERRRNAVWERLGTVNELTGESADRTYQRLSREMIGAERDVFVTLRDERRIDDEMLRTLLRRLDLEEAVAYREEAG; from the coding sequence ATGGACCCGTTGCAGCTGATCGCCCTGGTGGCGGGGAGCGCCGTGATCGCGGCGGCGGCCAGAAGGACGCCCGTCCCGGCACCGCTCCTCCTCGTCACGGCGGGACTCGTCGCCGCGTACGTGCCGGGCGTGCCCAGCTACGTACTCGACCCGCACATCGTGCTGCCCCTGCTGCTGCCGCCCCTGCTGCACATGGCCGCCGTGGACAGCTCGTACCTGGACCTCCGCGCCAATGTGCGGCCCGTCGGTCTGCTCTCCGTCGGCTACGTCCTGTTCGCGACACTCGTCGTCGGCTACCTCGCGTACACCTTCATCCCCGACCTGCCGCTGACCGCCGCCCTGGTGCTCGGCGCCGTCATCGCGCCGCCGGACGCGGTGGCCGCCACCGCGATCGCCCGGAAACTGGGGCTGCCGAGCCGGATCACGACCATCCTCCAGGGTGAGTCCCTGGTGAACGACGCGACCGCGATCACCGCGTTCAAGGTGGCACTCGCCGCGGCGGTCGGGGAAGGCGCGAGCTGGGCCGGCGGGATCGGCGAGTTCGCGCTGGCCTCCTTGGGAGGCATCGGCATCGGAATCGTCCTGATGGTCCCGCTCCACTGGCTCCGTACGCATCTGCGCGAGGCACTGCTCCAGAACACCCTCTCGCTGCTCATCCCGTTCGTCGCCTACGCGGCGGCCGAGCAGGTGGGCGCCTCCGGTGTGCTGGCCGTCGTGGTCGTCGGGCTCTACCTCGGACACCGGTCCTGGCAGGTCGACTTCGCCACCCGGCTCCAGGAGGACGCCGTGTGGAGGATGGTCTCCTTCCTCCTGGAGTCCGTGGTCTTCGCCCTGATCGGGCTCCAGCTGCCCTATGTACTGAAGGGGCTCGGCTCCTACGGAGCGGCGGAGGTCGCCGGTTACTCCGTCGGGGTGTTCGTCGCCGTCGTCGTGGTCCGCTACGTATGGGTCTTCCCGGCCACCTTCCTGCCGCGCCTGCTGTCGCGGCGGATCAGGGAACGGGAACCGGACACCACCTGGAAGGCGCCGCTGATCGTGGGCTGGGCCGGGATGCGCGGCGTGGTGTCCCTGGCCGTCGCCTTCTCCATCCCGCTGACCATGCACGACGGCGACGCCTTCCCGGCCCGCAATCTCGTCCTCTTCCTGACGTTCACCACCGTCATCGCCACCCTCGTCGTCCAGGGCCTCACCCTGCCGCCGCTGATCAGGCTGCTGAAGCTGCCGGGGCGCGACACGTACGCGGAGACACTGGCCGAGGCGCAGGCGCAGAGCCGGGCGTCGGAGGCGGCCGAGCGCCGCTTGGACGACCTGCTCGCCGACGAGCACAACGCCCTGGCCGAACCGCTCGCCAACCGGCTCCGGGACGTGCTGGAGCGGCGGCGGAACGCGGTGTGGGAGCGGCTGGGCACGGTCAACGAGCTGACCGGCGAGTCCGCCGACCGGACCTACCAGCGGCTGTCGCGGGAGATGATCGGGGCCGAACGGGATGTCTTCGTGACACTGCGGGACGAGCGGCGGATCGACGACGAGATGCTGCGGACCCTGCTGCGCCGGCTGGACCTGGAAGAGGCGGTGGCCTACCGGGAGGAGGCCGGCTGA
- a CDS encoding diacylglycerol/lipid kinase family protein, producing the protein MRALLVVNPAATTTSARTRDVLIHALASEMKLEAVTTEYRGHARDLGRRAADSDDIELVVALGGDGTVNEVVNGLLHNGPDPERLPGLAVVPGGSTNVFARALGLPNDAVEATGAILDALSNRSERTVGLGLAAGTPGTDDESVPARWFTFCAGLGFDAGVVGRVEQQRERGKRSTHALYVRQVVRQFLDEPHRRHGMISLVRPGEKPVTDLVLSIVCNTAPYSYLGNRPLYASPGASFDTALDVLGLSRLSTPAVARYATQLLNSTPDRGPHGRHAVSLHDLTDFTLQSKVPLPFQMDGDHLGLRTSVTFTGVRRALRVIV; encoded by the coding sequence ATGCGCGCACTCCTTGTGGTCAATCCGGCAGCAACCACCACCAGTGCCCGCACACGAGACGTCCTCATCCACGCGCTCGCCAGCGAGATGAAGCTGGAGGCGGTGACGACCGAGTACCGGGGGCACGCCCGTGACCTGGGGCGCCGGGCCGCGGACTCCGACGACATAGAGCTGGTCGTCGCGCTCGGCGGTGACGGGACGGTGAACGAGGTCGTCAACGGGCTGTTGCACAACGGTCCTGACCCCGAACGGCTGCCCGGACTGGCCGTCGTACCGGGCGGTTCGACGAATGTTTTCGCCCGCGCGCTGGGGCTTCCCAATGATGCCGTGGAAGCGACCGGCGCCATTCTGGACGCGCTGAGTAACCGGAGCGAACGCACGGTCGGTCTGGGACTGGCGGCCGGGACCCCGGGAACCGACGACGAATCAGTTCCCGCGCGCTGGTTCACTTTCTGCGCGGGATTGGGATTCGACGCCGGAGTGGTCGGCCGGGTCGAACAACAGCGTGAGCGCGGTAAGCGTTCGACGCACGCGCTCTATGTGCGCCAGGTGGTACGGCAGTTCCTCGACGAGCCCCATCGCAGACACGGCATGATCAGCCTCGTCCGCCCCGGCGAGAAGCCGGTCACGGATCTTGTACTGTCGATAGTCTGCAACACCGCTCCCTACTCCTACCTGGGCAATCGTCCGCTGTACGCGTCGCCGGGCGCCTCGTTCGACACCGCTCTGGATGTCCTCGGACTGAGCCGGCTGTCGACTCCGGCGGTGGCTCGTTATGCGACGCAGTTGCTCAATTCGACCCCCGATCGCGGACCGCACGGCAGGCACGCGGTTTCGCTGCACGACCTGACCGACTTCACCTTGCAATCGAAGGTCCCACTGCCCTTCCAGATGGACGGCGACCACCTGGGACTGCGTACGAGCGTGACGTTCACAGGCGTACGCCGTGCACTGCGTGTGATTGTGTGA
- a CDS encoding WhiB family transcriptional regulator, translated as MDWRHNAVCREEDPELFFPIGNTGPALLQIEEAKAVCRRCPVMEQCLQWALESGQDSGVWGGLSEDERRAMKRRAARNRARNATA; from the coding sequence ATGGACTGGCGTCACAACGCCGTTTGCCGCGAGGAAGACCCCGAGCTCTTCTTCCCCATCGGCAACACCGGTCCTGCGCTGCTGCAGATCGAGGAAGCCAAGGCCGTCTGCCGTCGCTGCCCCGTCATGGAGCAGTGCCTGCAGTGGGCGCTCGAGTCCGGCCAGGACTCGGGTGTCTGGGGTGGCCTCAGCGAGGACGAGCGCCGCGCGATGAAGCGCCGTGCCGCTCGCAACCGGGCGCGTAACGCGACCGCCTGA
- a CDS encoding histidine kinase N-terminal domain-containing protein, which yields MPSMNDLVRQHTALTESDLEWLHLLVSEWQLLSDLSFADLVLWVPTRDGARYVSVAQMRPNTGPTSYQDDMVGHLVPRGRRPLLDAALDEGRIVREGDPEWREEVPVRVESIPVRREGRVLGVIARNTNLLTVRTPSRLELTYLQSASDLAQMIAAGSFPFPGQQVDMDASPRVGDGLIRLDVDGVVQYASPNALSAYHRLGLASDLVGHHLGRTTDELAPARGPVDEAMVKLASGYAPRETEVESSGGVIQLRAIPLKPKGTRIGSLILLRDVTELRRRERELITKDATIREIHHRVKNNLQTVAALLRLQARRMDSPQGREALNEAVRRVGSIAIVHETLSQNLDERVEFDEIADRVLAMVSEISPGKTVRRTGRFGILDAEVATPLSMVLTEILQNALEHAFDTGERGTVEVHAVRSGGSAAKRRTDGGRSDARLLITVQDDGRGLPEGFDPRRAGNLGLQIVRTLVEGELGGGFDMLPGQERGTRVILDVPVEPHK from the coding sequence GTGCCCTCCATGAACGACCTCGTACGCCAGCACACCGCCCTGACCGAGTCCGACCTCGAATGGCTCCATCTGCTGGTCTCGGAGTGGCAGCTGCTCTCCGACCTGTCCTTCGCGGACCTCGTCCTGTGGGTCCCCACCCGCGACGGCGCCCGCTACGTCTCCGTGGCCCAGATGCGGCCCAACACGGGCCCCACGTCCTACCAGGACGACATGGTCGGCCATCTCGTCCCCCGGGGCCGCAGACCGCTCCTGGACGCCGCCCTGGACGAGGGCCGGATCGTGCGGGAGGGCGACCCGGAGTGGCGCGAGGAGGTCCCGGTGCGGGTCGAGTCCATCCCCGTACGCCGCGAGGGCCGCGTCCTCGGCGTCATCGCCCGCAACACCAACCTCCTCACCGTCCGCACCCCCAGCCGACTGGAGCTCACCTATCTCCAGTCCGCCTCCGACCTCGCGCAGATGATCGCCGCCGGATCGTTTCCCTTCCCCGGCCAGCAGGTCGACATGGACGCCTCACCACGCGTCGGCGACGGTCTGATCCGGCTCGACGTCGACGGCGTCGTCCAGTACGCCAGCCCCAACGCCCTCTCCGCGTATCACCGGCTGGGACTCGCGTCCGACCTGGTGGGACACCATCTCGGCCGGACCACCGACGAACTGGCCCCGGCGCGCGGCCCGGTGGACGAGGCCATGGTCAAACTGGCCAGCGGATACGCCCCGCGCGAGACCGAGGTGGAGAGCAGCGGCGGGGTCATCCAGCTGCGCGCGATCCCGCTCAAACCGAAGGGCACCCGGATCGGTTCGCTCATCCTGCTCCGGGACGTCACCGAACTGCGGCGGCGTGAGCGCGAGTTGATAACGAAGGACGCCACCATCCGGGAGATCCACCACCGGGTGAAGAACAACCTCCAGACGGTCGCCGCGCTGCTCCGGCTCCAGGCGCGCCGGATGGACTCGCCGCAGGGGCGCGAGGCGCTCAACGAGGCGGTGCGCAGGGTCGGTTCCATCGCCATCGTCCATGAGACGCTTTCCCAGAATCTGGACGAACGCGTGGAGTTCGACGAGATCGCGGACCGGGTGCTCGCGATGGTGTCGGAGATCTCACCAGGCAAGACGGTCCGCCGGACGGGCCGGTTCGGGATTCTGGACGCGGAGGTGGCCACACCGCTCTCGATGGTCCTCACCGAGATCCTCCAGAACGCGCTGGAGCACGCCTTCGACACGGGGGAGCGCGGCACCGTGGAGGTGCATGCCGTCCGCAGCGGCGGGTCCGCCGCCAAACGCCGTACCGACGGCGGCCGTTCGGACGCCCGGCTGCTGATCACCGTCCAGGACGACGGCCGGGGACTTCCCGAGGGGTTCGACCCCCGGCGGGCCGGCAACCTGGGGCTCCAGATCGTACGGACGCTGGTGGAGGGCGAGTTGGGCGGCGGGTTCGACATGCTGCCCGGCCAGGAGCGGGGTACGCGGGTGATCCTCGACGTGCCCGTGGAACCGCACAAGTAG
- a CDS encoding family 2 encapsulin nanocompartment cargo protein polyprenyl transferase, which yields MTSTDAVVDGHEAVALLERARSVVHPELRAAVESLPPAVRRVARYHFGWQEADGSPASAGAGKAIRPALVLAATRALDGEPHRAVPAAVAVELAHNFTLLHDDVIDEDPTRRHRPTAWTVFGTTDAIIVGDALQSLALRLLAEDRHPASSRASVRLTNCVIELCAGQQTDCALESRGPNDVSLDECVTMAMAKTGALLGTSCALGALYADADDEAVVALDAFGREAGLAFQLIDDLIGIWGDPGRTGKPAGADLVAHKKSLPVVAALVSGHPAAEELADLYRRPMDESAVARAASAVERAGGRDWAQSEAADRMARAVHQLSLAVPDLAAAGDLLALAEYVTRRTS from the coding sequence ATGACCAGCACGGATGCCGTCGTCGACGGCCACGAGGCCGTGGCGCTCCTGGAGCGTGCGCGCAGCGTCGTCCACCCCGAACTCCGGGCGGCGGTGGAGTCGTTACCCCCGGCCGTACGGCGCGTCGCGCGCTATCACTTCGGCTGGCAGGAGGCGGACGGCTCACCCGCGAGCGCCGGCGCGGGGAAGGCGATCAGGCCCGCGCTCGTCCTCGCGGCGACCCGGGCCCTGGACGGGGAGCCGCACCGCGCCGTCCCGGCGGCGGTCGCGGTGGAGCTGGCGCACAACTTCACCCTGCTCCACGACGACGTGATCGACGAGGACCCGACCCGCAGACACCGGCCGACCGCCTGGACGGTCTTCGGGACCACCGACGCGATCATCGTCGGCGACGCCCTCCAGTCGCTGGCGCTGCGGCTGCTGGCCGAGGACCGGCATCCGGCCTCCTCACGGGCCTCGGTGCGGCTGACCAACTGCGTGATCGAACTGTGCGCGGGACAGCAGACGGACTGCGCGCTGGAGTCGCGCGGGCCGAACGACGTGTCGCTGGACGAGTGCGTGACCATGGCGATGGCCAAGACCGGCGCACTGCTGGGGACGTCGTGCGCGCTCGGCGCGCTCTACGCGGACGCGGACGACGAGGCGGTGGTGGCGCTCGACGCGTTCGGGAGGGAGGCGGGGCTGGCCTTCCAGCTCATCGACGATCTCATCGGGATCTGGGGCGATCCGGGGCGTACGGGCAAACCGGCCGGTGCGGATCTGGTGGCCCACAAGAAGTCGCTGCCGGTCGTCGCCGCACTGGTCTCGGGGCATCCCGCCGCCGAGGAACTGGCAGACCTCTACCGGCGGCCGATGGACGAGAGCGCCGTCGCGCGGGCCGCCTCGGCGGTCGAGCGGGCCGGCGGACGTGACTGGGCCCAGTCGGAGGCGGCCGACCGGATGGCGCGCGCCGTCCACCAACTCTCCCTGGCCGTACCGGATCTGGCGGCGGCGGGGGATCTGCTGGCCCTGGCCGAGTATGTGACGCGCCGGACCAGCTGA